A window of the Emys orbicularis isolate rEmyOrb1 chromosome 1, rEmyOrb1.hap1, whole genome shotgun sequence genome harbors these coding sequences:
- the M6PR gene encoding cation-dependent mannose-6-phosphate receptor encodes MPHLPRCPSVRMFPSLCGTCTALQVLVALAMVVMADQEVKHCDLVGDQGKESKREQALLKKLEPLSSMSFDSNVTSSPEEKYTYKFRVCREVDSSLSQSGLVQINLKDQKQTVVGRINETQVFSGSDWIMLIYKGGDSYGSHCHGEKRKAMIMISCNQKTLSSGFTLLSEEREKEQECLYLFEMDSSLACPPEDSHLSIGSILLITFASLVAVYIIGGFLYQRLVVGAKGLEQFPHFTFWQDLGNLMADGCDFICRSKPQNAPAAYRGVGDDQLGEESEERDDHLLPM; translated from the exons ATGCCACACCTACCTCGCTGCCCCAGTGTCAG AATGTTCCCGTCTCTCTGTGGTACCTGTACTGCGCTGCAAGTCCTTGTGGCCCTGGCCATGGTCGTGATGGCAGATCAGGAAGTGAAGCACTGCGATCTAGTAGGAGACCAAGGCAAAGAGTCGAAAAGAGAACAGGCCTTACTGAAGAAGCTGGAACCCCTGAGCTCCATGAG CTTTGACAGCAATGTGACCTCGAGCCCAGAGGAGAAGTACACCTACAAGTTCAGGGTGTGCAGAGAGGTCGACAGCTCTCTGTCCCAATCAGGCCTGGTACAGATCAATTTAAAGGACCAAAAGCAAACAGTGGTGGGAAGAATCAATGAGACACAGGTCTTCAGTGGAA GTGACTGGATCATGCtgatttataaggggggggaTTCGTATGGCAGTCACTGCCATGGTGAGAAGAGGAAGGCCATGATAATGATCTCTTGCAACCAGAAGACTCTATCA AGCGGCTTTACCTTGCTATcagaagagagggaaaaggagcAGGAATGTTTGTACCTCTTTGAGATGGACAGCAGCTTGGCCTGCCCACCCGAGGACTCCCACCTCAGCATCGGGTCCATCCTGCTCATCAC GTTCGCTTCGCTGGTTGCAGTCTATATCATTGGGGGATTCCTCTACCAGCGCCTGGTGGTGGGAGCAAAGGGCCTGGAGCAGTTCCCACATTTTACCTTCTGGCAGGATCTCGGCAACTTGATGGCA GACGGTTGTGATTTCATCTGCCGGTCTAAGCCCCAGAATGCCCCAGCTGCATACCGTGGTGTGGGTGATGACCAACTGGGGGAGGAGTCAGAAGAACGGGATGACCATTTGCTACCAATGTGA
- the PHC1 gene encoding polyhomeotic-like protein 1 has product METESEQNSNSTNGSSGSGGSTRPQISQMSLYERQAVQALQALQRQPNAAQYFHQFMLQQQLNSAQLHSLAAVQQATIAASRQASSPNTSTPQQTTTTQASINLATTSAAQLISRSQSVSSPSATTLTQSVLLGNTTSPPLNQSQAQMYLRPQLGNLLQVNRTLGRNVPLTSQLILMPNGAVAAVQQEVPPAQSPGVHTDTDQVQNLAVRSQQTSVANAQLQSSAQKAALPGNSQTSGLPQATNASQTLAVAQASSGNTGQSLNLSQGATGSNGVSGGVVAGGGSQATTGVGQAASSGPGGSCQRKGTGVVQPLPVAAAQAVTVSQGSQTETENAAATKKAEADGGQQTVGMNLTRTATPAPSQTLISSATYTQIQPHSLIQQQQQIHLQKQVVIQQQIAIHHQQQFQHRQSQLLHTATHLQLAQQQQQQASPLTQQQQQAPPPQQQPSPPQNQQQAQTLVVQPMLQSQPQPIQLQPDSPCQTATKSPVPIQSKPPSAPIKPPQLGAAKVSAAQQPPPHIPVQVVGSRQQGSAQAQALGLAQITPTASAPRGMPAVVQPVSQAHATSPSSQAPSATASPQESPPLTTGVNLAQVQGTAHVVKSTASSPVMAQVPAAFYMQPVQLPGKPQTLAVKRKAESEEEKEESPSATTLLPAKSSPVAESPKTMEEKSGFGEKSEPVPSTTPNAPTSEAASITTTSSPAPTLAMVSRQTGDSKPPQAIVKPQILTHIIEGFVIQEGAEPFPVGCSQLLKESEKPLQGGAPSGQSENQSSNSPGGDSATLELDKKTNLLKCEYCGKYAPANQFRGSKRFCSMTCAKRYNVSCSHQFRLQRKKMKEFQEANYARVRRRGPRRSSSEIARAKIQGKRHRGQEDSSRGSDNSSYDEALSPTSPGPLSVRASHGERDLTNSNMAPPTPDLHGINPDFLSSNPSRWSVEEVYEFIASLQGCQEIAEEFRSQEIDGQALLLLKEEHLMSAMNIKLGPALKICAKINILKET; this is encoded by the exons ATGGAGACTGAAAGCGAGCAGAACTCCAACTCCACCAATGGGAGTTCAGGCTCTGGAGGAAGCACTCGCCCTCAGATATCTCAGATGTCTCTGTATGAGCGACAGGCAGTGCAG GCCCTTCAGGCACTGCAGAGACAGCCCAATGCAGCCCAGTACTTCCATCAGTTcatgctccagcagcagctcaacAGTGCCCAGCTCCACAGTCTGGCAGCTGTCCAGCAG GCTACAATTGCAGCCAGCAGGCAGGCAAGTTCCCCCAacaccagcaccccccaacagaccaccaccacccaggcCTCA ATCAATCTGGCCACTACATCGGCTGCTCAGCTAATCAGCCGCTCACAGAGTGTGAGCTCCCCCAGCGCCACCACGCTTACACAGTCTGTGCTCCTGGGGAACACCACCTCGCCGCCTCTCAATCAATCACAGGCCCAGATGTATCTCCGG CCGCAGCTGGGGAACCTGTTGCAGGTGAACCGGACCTTGGGCCGCAATGTGCCTCTTACTTCCCAGCTCATCCTGATGCCTAACGGGGCCGTGGCCGCtgtccagcaggaggtgccacccGCTCAGTCTCCCGGGGTCCACACAGACACAGACCAG GTGCAGAACTTGGCTGTGAGGAGCCAGCAGACCTCAGTCGCTAATGCCCAGCTCCAGAGCTCTGCTCAGAAAGCAGCCCTTCCAGGAAACTCCCAGACTTCAGGCCTACCACAGGCCACAAATGCCAGCCAGACCTTGGCAGTGGCTCAGGCCTCTTCTGGCAACACAGGCCAGTCCCTGAATCTGAGCCAAGGGGCAACAGGCAGTAATGGTGTCTCTGGGGGTGTGGTGGCAGGTGGTGGGAGCCAGGCCACCACAGGGGTGGGCCAGGCAGCCTCTTCTGGCCCTGGGGGCAGCTGCCAGAGGAAAGGCACTGGGGTGGTGCAGCCATTACCAGTAGCAGCTGCCCAGGCAGTGACAGTAAGCCAGGGGagccagacagagacagagaatgCAGCGGCAACAAAGAAGGCTGAAGCAGACGGTGGGCAGCAAACCGTTGGCATGAACCTGACCAGGACAGCTACGCCAGCGCCCAGCCAGACCTTGATCAGTTCAG CCACATACACACAGATCCAGCCCCACTCACtgatccagcagcagcagcagattcaccTGCAGAAGCAGGTGGTGATCCAGCAGCAGATTGCCATTCATCACCAGCAGCAGTTCCAGCACCGCCAGTCCCAGCTCCTACACACCGCCACCCACCTCCAGCTGGCCCAGCAACAACAACAGCAAGCTTCACCtctgacccagcagcagcagcaagctccgcctccccagcagcagccttcGCCTCCACAAAATCAGCAGCAGGCTCAGACCCTTGTGGTCCAGCCCATGCTGCAGTCACAGCCTCAGCCCATACAGCTTCAGCCAGACAGCCCCTGCCAGACAGCCACCAAGTCACCTGTTCCTATTCAGTCCaagccaccttcagcccccatcAAACCACCGCAGCTTGGAGCTGCCAAAGTgtcagcagcacagcagcccccaccaCACATCCCAGTGCAGGTGGTGGGGAgccggcagcagggctcagccCAAGCCCAGGCACTGGGCTTGGCTCAGATTACCCCTACAGCGTCGGCCCCCCGGGGCATGCCGGCAGTGGTCCAGCCCGTCTCCCAAGCCCATGCAACTTCCCCATCATCCCAAGCTCCTTCTGCCACAGCTTCCCCCCAGGAATCTCCTCCACTCACTACTGGAGTCAACTTGGCACAAGTTCAAGGCACGGCCCATGTGGTGAAGAGCACGGCCTCGTCCCCAGTCATGGCTCAGGTGCCAGCAGCATTCTACATGCAGCCTGTCCAATTACCC ggcaagccccagaccttgGCAGTGAAGCGCAAAGCAGaatcagaggaggagaaggaggagtcgCCCAGTGCCACTACACTCCTGCCTGCCAAGTCGTCTCCTGTGGCAGAGAGCCCCAAAACCATGGAGGAGAAGAGTGGCTTTGGAG AGAAATCTGAGCCTGTCCCCAGCACAACTCCAAATGCCCCCACAAGTGAAGCAGCTTCCATCACCACCACATCTTCCCCTGCCCCTACCCTGGCAATGGTGTCGCGACAGACTGGAGACTCCAAACCCCCACAGGCCATCGTCAAGCCCCAGATCCTCACGCACATCATCGAGGGCTTTGTCATCCAGGAAGGGGCAGAGCCATTCCCG GTTGGCTGCTCTCAGCTGCTGAAAGAGTCTGAGAAGCCGCTCCAGGGAGGGGCTCCCTCCGGGCAGAGTGAGAACCAGTCCAGCAACTCCCCAGGAGGGGATAGCGCAACCCTGG AGCTGGACAAGAAGACAAACCTGCTGAAGTGCGAGTACTGTGGGAAATATGCCCCAGCCAATCAGTTCCGGGGCTCCAAGAGGTTTTGCTCCATGACCTGTGCTAAAAG GTACAATGTGAGCTGCAGCCATCAGTTTCGGCTGCAGAGGAAGAAGATGAAGGAGTTCCAGGAAGCTAACTATGCCCGTGTGCGTCGGCGTGGACCGCGGCGCAGCAGCTCCGAAATCGCCCGAGCCAAGATCCAGGGCAAGCGCCATCGG GGTCAGGAAGATTCCAGTCGTGGCTCCGACAACTCTAGCTATGATGAGGCTCTGTCCCCCACGTCCCCAGGGCCCTTGTCAGTGAGGGCCAGTCATGGAGAGCGAGACCTGACCAACTCCAACATGGCCCCACCTACTCCAGACCTACATGGCATCAACCCAGACTTCCTGTCCAGCAACCCCAGCCGCTGGAGTGTAGAGGAGGTGTATGAGTTCATCGCCTCCCTGCAAG GCTGCCAGGAGATCGCAGAGGAGTTCCGCTCGCAGGAGATTGACggccaggccctgctgctgcttaAGGAGGAGCACCTCATGAGCGCCATGAACATCAAGCTGGGACCTGCCCTCAAGATCTGCGCCAAGATCAACATCCTCAAGGAGACCTAA